CCACTGGTAATGCACAAGAACTGAAAGGCCAGATTAGACTGTGAAAATGCCTAGAAGAGCCTCTGCAGTTCTGGAAGATTCGCTggactgatgaaaccaagatgaACTTGAAGGAAAGGAACATCTCATGATTCAAAGCATCATATCCTCCGTCCACCATCGTCGAGGCAGAGTTATGGCATAGGCCATGTATAGGGCCATACTCTGTTAAGATTCAGCCAAATGCTGCTGATGGGTTAACTGAGAAGATGCTCCTTCATATTGCGGAGagataatgacccaaaacataCAGCGAAACCTACCCAAGACTTCCTCAAGTCAAAGAGACGAGATGTTCTTCACTGCCCAAGTCAATCACCTGATCTCAAGCCAATAGAGAGACTTTGCATATCATTGCATTTTTATACAATTTACATTCAGTGTTCTACTATATGATACTTGATGTCCTCTCAAATGAGACCGAAGGCGAGTAGGCTGAAGCCAAAGCTCAATCACTGCAAAGGGTTTTGTATTGAATGTAATCCACATGTTGGTTTGTTCTATTGTTTAAGAGccagcaaaaataataaaaattcctGAATGGTTAGTGCCACACTTCAGTCTCAGCCcttgaattaaagctgaaaatcTCGATTTTGTTACTgtacagaggccaaatgccaaaaaacatCATCCAATAACTGTGAAACTGAGTGTAATGATCAAAAATTCTTtgttaaagagaaaaatcaGAAGTCGTCATCATGAGCCTGGAACTGGAACAGACTCAACAGGGTTTCTGTGTAAACTTGTGAACCCCTGCCTCAGCTTAAACAGATGACACCTTCCTGTCCTGCAGCAGgtttcagaaaacagaaatacttcCTTAGTGAGTCTTAGATGCAGTAGTCTACTGGTTGAAGCATCAGAAGCTGTAAACAAGGTTAAGattacaaatgtaaaagcaaaatatatgaaataaaaatacacattaacaGATGTTGACCAAAATTCAGGAAATTTCCCATTTATCTTGTAATTATGGGCCTTGGAGTATAACTTTACTGTCTGGCTCAAGTTTTGATTACATTTAGTTTGGTTTGAAGTTGATCGCCAGAAGCTGAATGATTCTCAGAAGCCTTGTTAATGTAGCAACCTATAAGTAATCagctattttattttgatgctgGTGAGCATCTTCCAAAGTGGACGTCTCTGCTGTTGACGGGACTTTCACCTGCTACAGGTGAACGTCACTATCTCTCACACGGCCTACTGCACTTTGAACAGGGGTCAGATTATATACAAATGATCTAATGACATCAGCACTCACCAACAGTCAAAACTAGTTTGTTGAAGAGTTGGTTTCTTCGCTTTTCGTCACTggttcctgctccacaccagtatGTCCCAGTGTCCTCTGCTGTTAGATTCCTCACTGTTACTGTGatgtttctctcctctctgtcatcCTCAATGCTCAACTTCCCAGTCTTCATGTTTGGCTTCAAAATGTTGACCAGCTGTTCACATACATATGGATCTTCTCCCTTACAGATGAATTTGTTAACAGGAGCATCCTCTGGGTAACTGCACCAGTAGGTCAGAGTCTGTCCAACAGCTGAGGATCTTTTAATGACACTGATGTCTGAAGGTAGAAAGAAACagctaaaacatgttttaacctttcaacattttccttCACTTTTAAACAAGCACACGAGACATCAGTGTATATTGTATGTTGATTTACAAAACAGCTTTTAGCattttctctgctctcactTTTAAACCATTACTTGGACACTAAAGATCACTGAGTGTAGAAGGTATTTCTTAAATCTTTGAACAACCTTCACTGCTAACATAACATCTTCATACTTTTAACTTATATTAAATCAGCCTGGTGAAAGGTAACAAGCTCACACATCTAGTTTTTGTCTAACTCATGTAGAAAGAAACCAAATCTCTAGTAGTTATGAATCACTCACTTTGAACCTCCAGTTGTATTCTCTGAAGAGCTGCACGATAATTTCCTTGATTTGGTTTCACTCCACACCAGTAGACACCAGCATCCTGAGAGGACACGTCACTGATGGACATGTTGAAGCCACTGTTGTTGTCAGTGAGACTGAAGCTCCCATTTGATTTTACAGTTGTTGATAAAATGTCTTCACAGATGAAACCGTTGTCTTTGCAGAAAAACCTGACTCTGTTTCCTTTGTCTGTACATAAGATGGTGGTTTGAGCCGTTGTGTATGTAGTGTGATTAAATGTGGTGTGTTGGCAGTTGTCATCATctgaagagaaaatgtaaaaaagttaatgtctaaaattaacattgtacaaagatgatttaaatatttgttatgcAGATattcagtaaatgttttttttcattattataatctgttattatcattatatttGCTGGTCCTTCCAcgtatttgtgttttctaacaAATCTCTAGTTCTTTAATAGCAGCTGCTGAGGCCTCTGTTCACTGCtcagcaaacagcaaacagaaacaaagtagcatttagcagctaaagagaaGAATTTTCTGACAGGTGGTGATGTTAGATACAAACATGCTCCAAATTAATGATCATGTTTCTTTCTAAAATGTCCCGTCTATTGACTTcaaatgtatgttaatgtgTCCATGCTGCAACTTGTTTGTGGTGTCcagagttgttaaaaaaaatattttgaaattaaaggtaaaatttacagcaattcaattttattttcagagaaGCTCTGTTCTCTGAAAACTAACCTTCACTGTCAGCTTCACCAGCAGTTAGGCAAACTACTCTGAATGTGTAATTAGTTACTATTGGAGTTTTtagctgtgtgtctctctgtgttcgTCCTGAGATGGACTCGAGACCTGTGTGCAGGGTGGACCCTGCTTCTCACCCACTGACAGCTGAGATAacctccagccccccatgaccctgaacaggatgagtAGTTGATAACAGAGGCAACAATGAGTTTGCAAAGTTCTTTAATCCTCAGTCGTCtttctgacatttgtgtttttaagctCAGGGCTTCGTCCTGGATGTTCTACGATGCAGATTTGTCTAGTTTTTTAGTTTCCCTAACGACTCTTTGATTCATAGGGCAGCTCAGGAGGAGAAGCAGTCGTAAATAAATGTTAGGGTCGggggtttgatccccagccGTCCatttgttgaagtgtccttggggaaAATGCTGAACCCCCACATTGCCCCTGATGTATTAGGTTGGTGCCTTCCATGGCAGCTCCACCACTGGTTTATAAGTGTTTGAGTGAACgtctgaatgagaagcaacattgaaAAGTGTTTTGTCCAAGTGCAGACCATTGGACTTTCAGATGTTTACATGGACAGTTAATCATCAAACCACTGTCATTAGTTATTTAATAACTGTAAAATCATAACTAATGATAGAATGTCTTTCTAAAATGTACCTATGAAGTTTTGGTCATAGCACATCGTCATCAGTGGTGGTTTGGCTTAAACAGCCAGGCTCATATACAGCTACAGCTGTGTGGGATTATTCTAGAAGACAAGTTATCCAGAAGTAATGAAATGGacaaattttactttgaaagctGTAGAGGACAAGTCAGAAGACTTTAGGATTTGAGAACATTTGCTtctatgtaaaattaaatacaatgaaTAATACTATGTGTTGTATAGTTTTTAtgttctgtatgttttattaGTGTTTTATCAAACTTCACATCAACAATGATCATAGTAACATTTGCATATCACATTAAAACAGTAACAAAGAGTTTTAACAAAACACTTGTGAGACAGTAAAAAAGATGCAGATTTTCTTACCCATATCCAATTCCAGTTCAGTGATTTCAGGGGCTGAGACACTGTCTCTATGAAACTGACACTGCTGCTTCCCAAAATCCTCCCGTTGCAGTTGTTTGAAGATCACCCTGAGATGTTGGTTTGTTGTATCATGGTACAGAAACcatttccctttgttttcccACTCATCTCTCTGAGTACTTCGTAAAGTTTCTTTCGGAGTAACTACATCAATCATATGATATTTTGTGATACTTGTATTGTTGTATCCACAGATGAATTCAATCCATCCATTTAAACATCCCTTCATTTTAGATGgggcttcacttcctgttgatCAAAGAGACATTTGGTGTCAGATTCTGAAATAATCCCTGTTTCTTAACATGCtggcaacaaaacagaaactgtcTGGATCATGAAAGTAAAGAGACTTTTAGGTTTATTTAGCAGATTGTAGCATTGTTAAGTTAAactaattgtattttttcatttacacatttaacgtactgacattttctgtgacattttctttAGGGAAGTATTTTGACAATCACCTCAGATCTGTAACTTCTTCTGATTGTGAAATTATCCCTGTTGTCTCACTTTGTTGTGTatcaagaaaacaaactgtctgGATCGTGATCTGGTTCTTTCTGAGAATGATCTAAAAAGCACTTTGCTCTCAAACTCTTAAACTTATCCACTCAGTTATACCTGCACCTAATAAATAATGAGTAATACTCAGTCTTTGAAGTATTTGTTTAGAAGCTACCTGCCTTAAACTGGTTCTATTCCTGTAATGACAACAAAGTTtaaactaatgttaaaaaatacagtgtatatataaatatatatattttttcacctTCCATCAGCAAAAAAAGTAGAAGAAAACTCTTCATCGTGGTGGTTTTGGATGCTGAGCTCTTACGTCCTACACTTTGATATTTCAGATTcctcttgtctgtgtgtcttcacaCTGTGTTTCCTGTATCTCTGCTGCAGGTTTAAGAACTTGTTACCCccacttttctgtctgtccaccCCTGCTGTTCTTAATCATCACTCCTTCCTCATTAAACTTTGCTAATGTCATTGACAATAAACAGGAACTCAGttgtgacaaagaaagaaaagccacAACATGCTTCAGTGTATTTCTGAGTCTATTTGTGAGAAAGTTTTTCTGGTGGTTGACGCACTTCCTGTTAAGACCATAAGACTGTTCTTAAGCTTAGTCCTGGAAATAGAAGTACTGCTCAATGGAGATCAGATAGTTTGATGAAACAAATAGGTATCATATAGTATTCTACTGTGAAAATCCAGATCAGAAACATTCTGCACTGAAACTGTGCTCAGTCTGAGACGCTGCTGATTGGTCACATTCAGATTTGTGATCATGTGTCTTTACTTTTTATGCTTTTCAAGGACACTGTTTGTGAAAAGATTGATGAGGATTGAAATGATTGATGTTGGATGAAATGTTTGCGCTTGATACTGTAGAGAAACCAAGATACAGTAGTTTTTTGTAAAGTATTGTTGGTACAGAAATAATCTGCATTAAACTGTAAGTTCTCACTTTGTTGCTCACAAACACAAGATTGTGGAAGTGATGTCATATACACACAactacattttagaaaagataCAATTTTGTTTCCAGGTTGTCATCTGCTAATTTAACTCTGCATCTTGTTACTATATAACAAGAAGCAAGTATTTGTATAAGTACTGTAAAGCTACACCATTattacaaagttgttttttaaacctgccatcactgagagaaaaagcagaagaagccTGTTCATCATGTCGTCATGTCTAAATTGGAGGCTGACACCTTCCATCCAGATTACTCGTCTCTTTCTGGTTATTTCAGTTTCCTCTTGTCGGTTTTTCTTAACAGTTGGTTAAGTTGTACATTGTTTCCTGAATTACTGTATTTAGCTGAAACTTCTTGCTGCcacttctcttttttaaatcttaatcaTACGTCCTTCCTCTgtggttaaaagaaaatgtgtggttAAAGATTCtgagaaaaacaacttttgtaACTTCTACACAGTTTAACAcaatatttcagaaataataAGAATATTATCTTAATGTTTCACTTCTTGGTCAAATGATATGAAGCCAATGAAATAATAGAATGCGAGGCCTGTTATTCTACTGTGAAAATCCAGATCAGAAACATTCTGCACTGAAACTGTCTGACATGGTTTGGTGGTAGAGTTGTGAAAAACTTCCTCCTGCTGTAAGTGTGATGTGTCCTGTTCCTGtcagtgtgtaactttgccaaaacaatgtcggactcttTGTttcccacatcgtttgctgggcaCCAACTAGACAGAGTAAACGTACAGCCGCATgtggttgaatgacgacatgtacatgtcgtcattcaaccgctggctgtctaggtgatGCCCAGCAAACGACGTGGGAAACATAAataattggaaacgtttttggggaaaatctGGGCTGATGAGCAGAGATGGCatcatcctactttagatggtgcagcttccttatccagaaatatgttTAGTTTTATCAGACAACCATAattatgacaatccagagttgagcctaggatgcagagatccagtcctacatgtctctctgcagtgtccttacaaccgtcaccccccccacaagtcccacatacctatagagactgtgtctgttcccccaccaactaaattacataaactaaaaacgaccacaagaggagttaatcatgataaactaataaaagttaagacgactcctcttacagaacaaaaccccaaaggtattaaatgtggattaaatgAGTCGAACCCCCCAATTCTTATGAATTATGAtattgattttctatctgatcaGTAACAGCCTCAACACTGCGTTTAACttattattagattcaattgatttttccccaaaatgtaaataaacccactcagtTTCAGTCGCAACCTGTGACAGCACCTggtctcccctcctcctcttcctcctcctcctctctctccctgtctgttttgtgtgttagtTTCCTCCCAGTGCACCTGGACACCTGCGTGCAATCATTCGCCCTGATGACAGCAGCTTGTATACTGGTCTCCTTCACACCACAAGTCTCCACTTTGTCTCAGTAGCCTCCATTAGAGCACCAGGCTCTTTAAAACCAACCAGCACAGTATTACTAACTTGCTCATTGTGTCTCCTCACCCACAGAACCTGCGTCCAGAAACCCCCTTCGACTCCTCATCTCCATGGACCTAATCCCACGGTCACCATTCGTCCTCCTCCCGCGACTCGCTGCTCCATCGCTCCCCCCCCTGCCCCGGGTCTCAAGCTCCTCGGACCAGGTTCTCCTTCCCCTGACCCTTTCCCCCGTTTCTACCCGTGCTACCTGCCCCCAAATAAACCATTCTAACCTTTCTAATAACCTGGTTCCGTCTCTCTGTCTGGGTCCACTAATATTGATAACACTTGTTAAGTGTGACACAGACCTTGTACTTACGTATATAATTGAagcggactatacagcagttagtaaaaaaatccaagtgagaaaactgtaaacaagttcaatgaaatgtattatttcaacatttgattcACCATAtttcaatacaatggaaagtaaccaccttaatgtttctcctgcacaagttgattaaattgttaataattctgcagcctcactatgtacaatacttgatagtgttgccGCTCTGAAAACTTCTCAGACTACACAGCATAAGCCTggaaacagtttgaatgtgttgGGATGTCATCGACCtgtcagaagttttttttttttagcttcacCAAACAATTAAATTTGACAAGGGTGTAGTTCCTCTCTGATCACAGTCTTTCTTGAGTCCCATCACAGCTGTTTTCATTGCAGTTCCTGAGACGGTCTTCTGGGTGGGTCCTGTACCTCTGCATAGCCACGATccttccaaaagaaaaacacaggattaatactttactgtatatacaggtCTCCCCCATAATACAACCATTTTAGACTAATATGTTAACTTAcccaacttttctgtttttctcttctatttcttctgatttttgagcctgacacagaaaaaaaaaaaatagtatgaATGGGGAAACACAAGGGGGCAGCAGAGGTGCAGTTTTCTTGCCTTGTCcatgggcaagatactgaacctgTGCAGTGTCGCCAGTAGAAGTTGGGAAGGTCtgcatcaggaagagcatctgagaacaaactgtgccaaataaacatgggGACAAATAATCCACTGTAGTGACCCTGAGAATCAGAAATGACTCTgggaaaaattacaaatatgttgacaaatctaaatgtccatcaCATTTTAGTGGCCCCTGTAAACAGAAAGACCTGTTTGGGGGTTAGGAGTTGGTTTTAGGGTTGAGGTTCGAATTGGATGTAGGTTAAGATGAGGGCTGAGGTTGGGCCTTAACTTCTGAGGGTTAGTGTTAGACATGATGTAATCATAACcagttactctgtgtgtgtgtgtgtgtgtgtgtgtgtgtgtggtagtagTTTTTTGAACATCAACTcaggtttttcctttgtgtgttttgctcttagttttcagcacttttctattgaggttttttgtttagacattttattggttttatataGATAATTGTACTGTAATAAATCTCTGGATAATTGTTCCATCCACTGTTTTCATCTGGTTTGCTCCCAGCTGACTTTAAAGAACCTTTGAttagaataaaacatgttttatattgtGCTTCGTATCACTGGTGTAGCTGACATTCGACCTCTGATCTATTCCGATTCATGAATTTCTTAAATGACGGCTCACCAGCCCTTATACCCCCAATGAGAAAcgtttgtgggtgtgtttcaTGTTAGCAGCCTCTTACATGTGTAGAAGAGAATCAGTATGTTCACAACCACCAGAGCAGCTACACGGACGACTGTAGCTGTGACTGCAGCCAACTGAGATCCAGCTGCAGGACAAAACACACGACATAAGGGACTGTAACTGATGTGACAGAGGTTCATACAAAGCCCTTAATCCTCTGAAGAAACAGACGTCCAGGTTTCTGACGGCACTGAAACAAAGTCTAAGAGAAACatggagaacatgaaaacagttttgcagattgctgcaaaaaaataaaccatcctgtatttaaaatatcctCATGAATCCTGCCCAGAGGTCCTGTTGCCTAATCtaaactaaaggttcctccaagtgataatatctggaggcatttttcagcttgaagtagaaagatattttgatgtggggacgtcagagggaagtttaatggtatttatgtacatgtacagtacgaCCCAAACTAGAatgaaaagaagcaagttcCCAATCAGTGAAGTTGATCAGTGGCAGCTTCTCCTGCTTCTTCTGAAAAGTAAAACCTGGTGTAAAATGCTCaccaacattttccaaagtggACGTCTCTGCTGTTGACGGGACTTTCACCTGCTACAGGTGAACGTCACTGTCTCTCACACGGCCTACTGCACTTTGAACAGGGGTCAGATTATATACAAATGATCTAATGACATCAGCACTCACCAACAGTCAAAACTAGTTTGTTGAAGAGTTGGTTTCTTCGCTTTTCGTCACTggttcctgctccacaccagtatGTCCCAGTGTCCTCTGCTGTTAGATTCCTCACTGTTACTGTGatgtttctctcctctctgtcatcCTCAATGCTCAACTTCCCAGTCTTCATGTTTGTCGAAATGTTGACCAGCTGTTCACATACATATGGATCTTCTCCCTTACAGATGAATTTGTTAACAGGAGCATCCTCTGGGTAACTGCACCAGTAGGTCAGAGTCTGTCCAACAGCTGAGGATCTTTTAATGACACTGATGTCTGAAGGTAGAAAGAAACagctaaaacatgttttaacctttcaacattttccttCACTTTTAAACAAGCACACGAGACATCAGTGTATATTGTATGTTGATTTACAAAACAGCTTTTAGCattttctctgctctcactTTTAAACCATTACTTGGACACTAAAGATCACTGAGTGTAGAAGGTATTTCTTAAATCTTTGAACAACCTTCACTGCTAACATAACATCTTCATACTTTTAACTTATATTAAATCAGCCTGGTGAAAGGTAACAAGCTCACACATCTAGTTTTTGTCTAACTCATGTAGAAAGAAACCAAATCTCTAGTAGTTATGAATCACTCACTTTGAACCTCCAGTTGTATTCTCTGAAGAGCTGCACGATAATTTCCTTGATTTGGTTTCACTCCACACCAGTAGACACCAGCATCCTGAGAGGACACGTCACTGATGGACATGTTGAAGCCACTGTTGTTGTCAGTGAGACTGAAGCTCCCATTTGATTTTACAGTTGTTGATAAAATGTCTTCACAGATGAAACCGTTGTCTTTGCAGAAAAACCTGACTCTGTTTCCTTTGTCTGTACATAAGATGGTGGTTTGAGCCGTTGTGTATGTAGTGTGATTAAATGTGGTGTGTTGGCAGTTGTCATCATctgaagagaaaatgtaaaaaagttaatGTCTAAAAACATTGTACAAAGAtgatttaaatttgttatttgtgGTTATTTGTGGTCACAGTGCATTTCCTgtttctggacttttattttgtggccccttctccctacttcctgtgcctGGTTCcttttgcccagctttaccctTGTTGTCCCTcattgcacctgttccctcctgtATTTAAGTTCTTCCCTTCACTTCCCTGCCAGATTCTTGTTGAGGTTACTGTCATTGTTATcatcctcaccaaccccacagtagacgctggacttttggtaaagcctggacttatgtttcttgaactattgggaaatctggactcttgtatcttggactttggtatcctggactctgtgttttctgtgtagttttggtctgaggtttggtttatttttctcacCGTCTCCTAGTTGTTCTTTTTTCAATGTGTTCTTTCCCAGTAATCATTTAGTATTTTAGGTTTCTTTGCGATAAGATTTTctccagtgttgtttttgtgagggaaatttcaagatctaggtaacactgtttcactgttttcacacttctcacagacccactatcaaacctgcttacaccagtgcttcctcgccttttgctccccagcaagacatcatgtctctggccacacaaataGGTAtgttaggtagatatcaactataaaactacctacacctgaacatttgcttcccagaagggagcccacgggaaccagcacaaatcatcaatctcaaggacttaaaagacaatgaagacaaaaggacaaagtaacatgaacttgttaattaagactcctgaccacattgtatgaaggttgatttgcattgactcatccctttgttctttgtgtgaacccagctgttgagttgtatgtataaaaggctgagcaacctacacatcttggtcaatcagattgacccgctctagagtgtagctctgttctgctctgcatgtttctctatttgctgattaaattcaccgttatcattcactttttgcctcctaacttgccttacagtttttgccacgacagaaTTGGTGTCAGAAAAGTGGGATTCGAcgtgtggtctggactctgatgGATGAACAGTAGCAGTGTACACATGTAAGAGTTGATTCCTCCCTATGGTTGAGAAGCTATTCTCCTAAGGAGCCCACCCGCCGATCCAATCCAGAAGCGATACGGACCGTAATACGGCGGTGAAACAGCAACGGAGAAAAAATGCGAGCAGACCAGAACTTGGTAAGAGAGCTCTATAAAACTCACTACTGGTTGGGTAGTTGACAAGACGTTGTCTTAGTTGAACCGTGGTGCTATTGACTACTGTTGTATGCTGCGCAGTAAACTCTGAGTCGCACGAGGAAAGGTAGCGCTAGGGAACGGCAACTAGAGGAATGGGTATAGTACTGGGTACTAGAGAAATGAGCGCCTGGCCTGGGCACAGTCTGCCAACTCATTTGTCACCATTatgtgaagaaatgtcaaaaaaatacaagGGTAGTTGTAATCAATTGACTGAATGGTGGGAATTGGGGTTTCCTAAAGAGGGTAGTCTGAGTAGCAGACAGTTAGCTcagttaaaagataaactggaaaagagagagagggagagcgcAGAGAATCACAAGTCCTTGTCCAAACGAAGTAAAAGAAAGCATAAGGTGTTCCTGACTGGAAGGCATTTAGTATGTGGAAAGATGAATGTCATGTGAGGGAGAGTAGAATGTTTAGACGACAGATTGCAAATGAACATGAGAGGCCAAAACGGAAAGAACCAGAAAATGTAGTTTACAGACCAAAAGattgttctgacactgaacctctgtatcctgtaTTGTCTGAGTTTCACAAGGTGGATCCAGATCTGgtctctgctcctccactgcctccccAACCATACCAGAGtcaagcagcacagcaggggaAATCCAAGCCAGCCCTCCCCATcacaaaatgcagcagccacaGAAGGAGCACAAAGGGGCAACACCTCTGAGGAATCACTCCTGGAGCCCAGCCCTGGAAGTGTGAAAGGACACTCCATGCACACCAGATCGTAAGGACAGAACTTTCCCCCCAATCTTGAAGAACAGAAAGGAGATGGTATACATGTCCTAACTTTCCCTATGATTGAGGTGGGAGGAGTTCATGGGCACCAACTTGTTTTCCACTCCTGGACAGAATTGGACATTAGCAATTGAGAAAGTCACTCACCCAAAAAGAAATGCTATCAAGTGGGGAGAGGTCTTCCAGAACATGGTGCAGGACTACAAACCAACATTTCAGGAACTGGAGCGCCTGTTGAAGCGACAGCTGAGATGTGATTTTCACAAGGTCAGACACTTGTTTACCAACTCTAATCTCAGGCTTCGTCTGAAGCAGCAAGACTGGGAACATGAGGACAATGCTTTATACAGGAACGCTGTAACACTACTGTTGCAGGGTGTGC
This genomic interval from Channa argus isolate prfri chromosome 5, Channa argus male v1.0, whole genome shotgun sequence contains the following:
- the LOC137128209 gene encoding uncharacterized protein, which produces MKSFLLLFLLMEGSEAPSKMKGCLNGWIEFICGYNNTSITKYHMIDVVTPKETLRSTQRDEWENKGKWFLYHDTTNQHLRVIFKQLQREDFGKQQCQFHRDSVSAPEITELELDMDDDNCQHTTFNHTTYTTAQTTILCTDKGNRVRFFCKDNGFICEDILSTTVKSNGSFSLTDNNSGFNMSISDVSSQDAGVYWCGVKPNQGNYRAALQRIQLEVQNISVIKRSSAVGQTLTYWCSYPEDAPVNKFICKGEDPYVCEQLVNILKPNMKTGKLSIEDDREERNITVTVRNLTAEDTGTYWCGAGTSDEKRRNQLFNKLVLTVETLPTVTTANTSNQSTTASAETQAGSRLRGVVSVGVLVVFILVLVYFCIKITNNKKDHVYAEIQEPPQKKDWGTAMKSTYVLANFPTNPSAFKHATETPCEGSSDEVNDKIYSTILEIDQCFTCTTVNNTPTSPDIPLYSTANLPQQDPPPHPPHIYSELSSEIRGSNNIAF
- the LOC137128210 gene encoding polymeric immunoglobulin receptor-like, whose translation is MKSFLLLVILLMEGSEASSKMKGCLNGWIEFICGYNNTNITKYHMIDVVTPKETLRSNQRDEWENKGKWFLYHDTTNQHLRVIFKQLQREDFGKQQCQFHGDSVSAPEITELELDMDDDNCQHTTFNHTTYTTAQTTILCTDKGNRVRFFCKDNGFICEDILSTTVKSNGSFSLTDNNSGFNMSISDVSSQDAGVYWCGVKPNQGNYRAALQRIQLEVQNISVIKRSSAVGQTLTYWCSYPEDAPVNKFICKGEDPYVCEQLVNISTNMKTGKLSIEDDREERNITVTVRNLTAEDTGTYWCGAGTSDEKRRNQLFNKLVLTVAGSQLAAVTATVVRVAALVVVNILILFYTCSKIRRNRREKQKSWDRGYAEVQDPPRRPSQELQ